The Bubalus bubalis isolate 160015118507 breed Murrah chromosome 16, NDDB_SH_1, whole genome shotgun sequence genome window below encodes:
- the LOC102394761 gene encoding tripartite motif-containing protein 34 isoform X2, giving the protein MALNTVVNLQEEVSCPICRELLTEPLSLDCGHSFCQTCITNKETDTSLGGDSSCPVCGARYSLGNLWPNLHLANIVEKLRKVKLSPEEGQKTSLCVHHEEKLLLFCKEDRKVICHLCEESQEHHGHHIFLMEEAVKESQEMIQAALTRLRKEQQKAEKLEADIREERTSWKDMSGIMKWSEIWTLKKPKMVSKKLKNVFRVPDLHGMLHTFKDLTRVQCHWVDITLNPFNLNLNLVLSEDQRQVLSVPIWPVKYYNYGILGSQYFSSGKHYWEIDVSKKTAWILGVYCRIRSCNRKFAVQQSTSYENAYSIYRPQFGYWVIGLKDKFRYEAFEDSSTTHPDSRVLTLFMTVPPCHVGVFLDYEAGTVSFFNVTNHGSLIYKFSKCNFSRNAYPYFNPWDCPAPMTLCPPSS; this is encoded by the exons ATGGCTTTAAATACTGTGGTGAACCTACAGGAAGAGGTATCCTGTCCCATCTGCAGGGAGCTTTTAACAGAACCCCTAAGTCTAGACTGCGGTCACAGCTTCTGCCAGACTTGCATCACTAACAAGGAGACAGACACCAGCCTAGGAGGGGACAGCAGCTGTCCTGTGTGTGGTGCGCGGTACTCACTTGGAAACCTGTGGCCTAATCTGCACCTGGCCAACATAGTGGAGAAACTCAGAAAGGTCAAGCTGAGCCCAGAGGAGGGGCAGAAGACAAGTCTCTGTGTGCACCATGAAGAGAAGCTCCTACTCTTCTGTAAGGAAGATAGAAAAGTCATTTGTCATCTTTGTGAAGAATCTCAGGAGCACCATGGTCACCACATATTCCTCATGGAAGAGGCAGTCAAGGAAAGTCAG GAGATGATCCAGGCAGCTCTGACAAGGCTGAGGAAGGAGCAGCAGAAGGCTGAGAAGTTGGAAGCTGACATCAGAGAAGAGAGAACTtcctggaag gACATGAGTGGAATCATGAAATG GAGTGAGATCTGGACACTGAAGAAGCCAAAAATGGTTTCCAAGAAACTGAAGAATGTATTCCGTGTTCCAGATCTGCATGGAATGCTGCACACGTTTAAAG ACCTAACACGCGTCCAGTGCCACTGGG tgGACATCACATTGAATCCATTCAACCTAAATTTGAATCTTGTCCTTTCAGAAGATCAGAGACAAGTGCTATCTGTGCCAATATGGCCTGTTAAGTATTATAATTATGGTATCTTGGGCTCCCAATATTTCTCCTCAGGGAAACACTACTGGGAAATAGATGTATCCAAGAAGACTGCCTGGATCCTAGGGGTATACTGTAGAATACGTTCCTGTAATAGAAAGTTTGCTGTTCAACAAAGCACGAGTTATGAAAATGCTTACTCCATATACAGACCTCAATTTGGTTACTGGGTTATAGGGTTAAAGGATAAATTTAGATATGAAGCCTTTGAGGACTCCTCCACCACTCATCCTGACTCAAGAGTCTTAACTCTTTTCATGACTGTTCCTCCCTGTCATGTTGGTGTTTTTCTAGACTATGAAGCAGGCACTGTCTCATTTTTCAATGTCACAAACCATGGGTCACTCATCTATAAGTTCTCTAAGTGCAACTTTTCTCGGAATGCCTATCCATATTTCAATCCTTGGGACTGTCCGGCTCCCATGACACTGTGCCCTCCAAGTTCCTGA
- the LOC102394761 gene encoding tripartite motif-containing protein 34 isoform X3: MIQAALTRLRKEQQKAEKLEADIREERTSWKYQIQTERQRIQTEFNQLRSILDSEERRELQKLEEEEKKTLDSLAVAEAELVQQGELLKELISDLERRSEWSAVELLQDMSGIMKWSEIWTLKKPKMVSKKLKNVFRVPDLHGMLHTFKDLTRVQCHWVDITLNPFNLNLNLVLSEDQRQVLSVPIWPVKYYNYGILGSQYFSSGKHYWEIDVSKKTAWILGVYCRIRSCNRKFAVQQSTSYENAYSIYRPQFGYWVIGLKDKFRYEAFEDSSTTHPDSRVLTLFMTVPPCHVGVFLDYEAGTVSFFNVTNHGSLIYKFSKCNFSRNAYPYFNPWDCPAPMTLCPPSS; the protein is encoded by the exons ATGATCCAGGCAGCTCTGACAAGGCTGAGGAAGGAGCAGCAGAAGGCTGAGAAGTTGGAAGCTGACATCAGAGAAGAGAGAACTtcctggaag TATCAGATTCAGACTGAGAGACAAAGGATACAAACAGAGTTTAATCAGCTTAGAAGCATCCTAGACAGTGAGGAGCGAAGAGAATTGCAGAAattagaggaagaggagaagaagaCCTTGGATAGCTTGGCTGTGGCTGAAGCTGAGCTGGTTCAGCAGGGCGAGCTGCTGAAGGAACTCATCTCAGATCTGGAGCGCCGCAGTGAATGGTCAGCTGTGGAGCTGCTGCAG gACATGAGTGGAATCATGAAATG GAGTGAGATCTGGACACTGAAGAAGCCAAAAATGGTTTCCAAGAAACTGAAGAATGTATTCCGTGTTCCAGATCTGCATGGAATGCTGCACACGTTTAAAG ACCTAACACGCGTCCAGTGCCACTGGG tgGACATCACATTGAATCCATTCAACCTAAATTTGAATCTTGTCCTTTCAGAAGATCAGAGACAAGTGCTATCTGTGCCAATATGGCCTGTTAAGTATTATAATTATGGTATCTTGGGCTCCCAATATTTCTCCTCAGGGAAACACTACTGGGAAATAGATGTATCCAAGAAGACTGCCTGGATCCTAGGGGTATACTGTAGAATACGTTCCTGTAATAGAAAGTTTGCTGTTCAACAAAGCACGAGTTATGAAAATGCTTACTCCATATACAGACCTCAATTTGGTTACTGGGTTATAGGGTTAAAGGATAAATTTAGATATGAAGCCTTTGAGGACTCCTCCACCACTCATCCTGACTCAAGAGTCTTAACTCTTTTCATGACTGTTCCTCCCTGTCATGTTGGTGTTTTTCTAGACTATGAAGCAGGCACTGTCTCATTTTTCAATGTCACAAACCATGGGTCACTCATCTATAAGTTCTCTAAGTGCAACTTTTCTCGGAATGCCTATCCATATTTCAATCCTTGGGACTGTCCGGCTCCCATGACACTGTGCCCTCCAAGTTCCTGA
- the LOC102394761 gene encoding tripartite motif-containing protein 34 isoform X1 has product MALNTVVNLQEEVSCPICRELLTEPLSLDCGHSFCQTCITNKETDTSLGGDSSCPVCGARYSLGNLWPNLHLANIVEKLRKVKLSPEEGQKTSLCVHHEEKLLLFCKEDRKVICHLCEESQEHHGHHIFLMEEAVKESQEMIQAALTRLRKEQQKAEKLEADIREERTSWKYQIQTERQRIQTEFNQLRSILDSEERRELQKLEEEEKKTLDSLAVAEAELVQQGELLKELISDLERRSEWSAVELLQDMSGIMKWSEIWTLKKPKMVSKKLKNVFRVPDLHGMLHTFKDLTRVQCHWVDITLNPFNLNLNLVLSEDQRQVLSVPIWPVKYYNYGILGSQYFSSGKHYWEIDVSKKTAWILGVYCRIRSCNRKFAVQQSTSYENAYSIYRPQFGYWVIGLKDKFRYEAFEDSSTTHPDSRVLTLFMTVPPCHVGVFLDYEAGTVSFFNVTNHGSLIYKFSKCNFSRNAYPYFNPWDCPAPMTLCPPSS; this is encoded by the exons ATGGCTTTAAATACTGTGGTGAACCTACAGGAAGAGGTATCCTGTCCCATCTGCAGGGAGCTTTTAACAGAACCCCTAAGTCTAGACTGCGGTCACAGCTTCTGCCAGACTTGCATCACTAACAAGGAGACAGACACCAGCCTAGGAGGGGACAGCAGCTGTCCTGTGTGTGGTGCGCGGTACTCACTTGGAAACCTGTGGCCTAATCTGCACCTGGCCAACATAGTGGAGAAACTCAGAAAGGTCAAGCTGAGCCCAGAGGAGGGGCAGAAGACAAGTCTCTGTGTGCACCATGAAGAGAAGCTCCTACTCTTCTGTAAGGAAGATAGAAAAGTCATTTGTCATCTTTGTGAAGAATCTCAGGAGCACCATGGTCACCACATATTCCTCATGGAAGAGGCAGTCAAGGAAAGTCAG GAGATGATCCAGGCAGCTCTGACAAGGCTGAGGAAGGAGCAGCAGAAGGCTGAGAAGTTGGAAGCTGACATCAGAGAAGAGAGAACTtcctggaag TATCAGATTCAGACTGAGAGACAAAGGATACAAACAGAGTTTAATCAGCTTAGAAGCATCCTAGACAGTGAGGAGCGAAGAGAATTGCAGAAattagaggaagaggagaagaagaCCTTGGATAGCTTGGCTGTGGCTGAAGCTGAGCTGGTTCAGCAGGGCGAGCTGCTGAAGGAACTCATCTCAGATCTGGAGCGCCGCAGTGAATGGTCAGCTGTGGAGCTGCTGCAG gACATGAGTGGAATCATGAAATG GAGTGAGATCTGGACACTGAAGAAGCCAAAAATGGTTTCCAAGAAACTGAAGAATGTATTCCGTGTTCCAGATCTGCATGGAATGCTGCACACGTTTAAAG ACCTAACACGCGTCCAGTGCCACTGGG tgGACATCACATTGAATCCATTCAACCTAAATTTGAATCTTGTCCTTTCAGAAGATCAGAGACAAGTGCTATCTGTGCCAATATGGCCTGTTAAGTATTATAATTATGGTATCTTGGGCTCCCAATATTTCTCCTCAGGGAAACACTACTGGGAAATAGATGTATCCAAGAAGACTGCCTGGATCCTAGGGGTATACTGTAGAATACGTTCCTGTAATAGAAAGTTTGCTGTTCAACAAAGCACGAGTTATGAAAATGCTTACTCCATATACAGACCTCAATTTGGTTACTGGGTTATAGGGTTAAAGGATAAATTTAGATATGAAGCCTTTGAGGACTCCTCCACCACTCATCCTGACTCAAGAGTCTTAACTCTTTTCATGACTGTTCCTCCCTGTCATGTTGGTGTTTTTCTAGACTATGAAGCAGGCACTGTCTCATTTTTCAATGTCACAAACCATGGGTCACTCATCTATAAGTTCTCTAAGTGCAACTTTTCTCGGAATGCCTATCCATATTTCAATCCTTGGGACTGTCCGGCTCCCATGACACTGTGCCCTCCAAGTTCCTGA